In Lactuca sativa cultivar Salinas chromosome 5, Lsat_Salinas_v11, whole genome shotgun sequence, the DNA window CACGGTGCCATACTTTTGGTTGTAAGACACACAAACATTTGTTACTCCAAATGAAAAAGCAAAAGGAAAAATGATACTGCTTTTTCAAATACTGTTGCAGGTATGTTATGTTTGGATACTAGATCCTTGTGCATAATATGCCATTAAAAGATTAGCTTTTAGTCGAGttccaaacataaaaaatatgttgACCAAACGAATTGTATTTAGAGATTCGAAGATGGTACTAGATTCTTTTCAAATACTATAATATTTTGTTACTCCATACATTAGAGACCACATGTgcttgaaaaataaatatataaaaataaaaaacaaaaagccCAAAATAAACGCACAAGTGGTTGCTTGTGCATGAAAAACTAGGtacattttgattatttatttatttatttctccactcCTCCAAACCATTTTGTTGTTTTTTCGGGTTCCTTTTTTCATACGTTGAAATCTAGCATGTGACTTTCTTACGTTTACGCATCACCATTCATGGGACATTtggtttccttatttgacttTTTTAACGTCATATagcaaatatatatattaaattttatgttCAGTTTTCCTGTTGATAGTTTTTATCACGTGTATTCTCCAAATGGAATTTGTATCAAAGTAGATGTTATGTATGTTGCACACATCACTTTTGCATGTGAATTTATATTGATGATCATGTAGTTAATGTAATAACAAGTGGTTGAGTAGCATGACATATAGCAAGTGGATGTATTGTAATCTAAACATAACTCGCTTTGCTTGTGTACGAGGTGTTCTCTGTTATAATAAAACAACGGATGTTTGGGGTTCCAAAACCTATCATAATAGGCAATGTAACTGCTTAGAAGGAAATTCGATGGATCTTAAACCAATACTTTTAGAAGACTAGCGAGGAAACACTCCCTTATCATTTTTTATGTGTTCGTGCATCGATACTAAGTAGTGTGTGATTACTCATTAATTAAAGTTTATTGAGACTACACTTGTACACATTACATATATTATAAATCTTTGGTGATAAATGCTAGATGTTTATAAAAATGACCCTCAccttatattaattaatttaatcgatattattgttaattataaagaaaattatgaaaattataaatataaaattaaacaaaCAATTGTTAGGTTTAAGACTGCATGCCTAAGATAAACATTGCACCAGAATGTCTACCCAATATTGATAAAGTATATTTGAAAGGTATGACTAAAAAGTTTACAGTCGCTTGAGGGCCTAAGGCTTACAATGCACCAAAATTTATTCCCAATATTGATAAAGGATATTTCAAAGGTACGACTAAACCTTAAGTTTATAGTTGCTGATATAACCTTGCGATCGAAAATAAAGCAGGAATTTTTGAACTCCAATTAATTTGAGTTCCCTATTATATAATCTTGTAGACAAATGAGAAATAATCAGTTTAGTTCTTCTACGAGCCCAGTTGTATTAATCAATGATTTTACTTATTATATTGAGATAACAACCTCATAATTGGAAAGGTTTCATGAAAAATCATCATCACAATTCTGAGTTTGCTGACATAAATATTCATATTATAGATTACAATAAAAGTAACATTTCTGCCAAGACCCTAATATATGTGTATTAATAATGATTTAtgtatttgtttaaaaaaattggattttagATTACCAAGAAATAACATTTGTGCCAAGACACCAATATATGTGTTAATTACTCCTTAAGACTATATTTTCTTCACCGGCATACGTAACTTAATCATTTATCTTCTTTATTAGGAGTTTGATGTCAAAAATAACTTAAATAGTTTTGAATTGATCTTCTTTTGTTTGTTAAAACTTAGGTAATATTGTTTAAAATATGAATTAGTATTCTACAAATTATATTGAAATAGGTTTAGTGGCATATTAacaagatgtttttttttttttggtttaaatcACTTGGAAAAAGTCATCCAATAGCTTTGTAGATTCCCCCCTGTCTCCtctcacacacagacacacacatacacatacacacacacatttcgGTCGGTATTAAGTAATGGTTTGTTTAAGTATCACAACTCCCACAAACATAATTTTAATTCAAAATAAAGATCTAAAGGCATAATAATCATTGGTATATCATGACTTATATCCTTTGTCAAGCAATATTAATAGGATAAGTATGCATTTCATGCAGAAAAGTCTaattattttgagattttttttgataaagtccTAAATCTTTTTTTTAATAGAATAAACCTGATTGTTTAATATTTTGCCCAAATTAAGGAAAAAGTATTTTTAATTGGGAAAGACAGATTATATGATTTTCCCAAAATAACGAgacttttttgttcaaaaaaataaagatttatgaatttatcaaaaaaaaattccaaaataatgagactttttaGTATAAAACTCGGGAAAATATTTGTTCATTTAAGTATCACCACCCCAAAGGCACAAGTGTAATACAAAATTTAGGTAAAAAATCTTGAGATTTAATGATATATCATGACCTATATCCCTTATCAACTAATATTAATATTCCTCTCGTCGATGATTTGCGATCAAAAAGTGGTTTGAATACATATAAAAGGATTCACATATGTTGACGTGACTTGTGTGTTCGATAGACAAAATATTTATAACATTAAGAAAAGATAGACAAAAGCtaagaaaacacataaaaataccttacatatattaCCATATTTATTGATAAAAAGGAAATGCATCAATTTTCCCACTTCGTCCAACAATACTGAGTTGAAGTTACCCGCGGTACAACATTACTAATAGGCTGCAACTATTTTGTTTCATGCAAAATGGTTGCTAACTCTATCTTTATTTTCATTTCACTATTTAAAACTTCACATTTTCTAAAGGTAAGTAACGCAGCAGAGAGAAATATCATTTTATCTCGAAAGGGATAATTATTTGTTCAGGAACCCAACATAGTTATTTTTCAACAGCAACGGGAGAGAACTCTAGGTTGGTTGAAGAGTTGAGTGATGAAATTCTTTGAGACTGCTTGGCAATTATTGCAGCAGTGGAGGGGTTTTGGTCCaagacaacttggtacccatcacCCCAGTTATCCATTCCTTCCGCCATGACTTGCCAAAAAGTTGTACCTGAACACGACCCCCGGTTTCTTGCACTTTCATAGGCCGTGTTGAATATCCCACCAAAGTACTCATCCCTTGCTTCTACGGTGTAACCTGAAGACCAAGAGGACTTGCCAAATTCTGCAATCAGTAAAGGTTTTCTCAAGATGGAATCACAATCCTCAATATGTGCATTAATCCATTTTTCAACAAATTTAGCTCGAGCTTCATCGCTAGCTCCCGGAACCCTAAGTCAAAAATCGAAATACCCACATATGTtattcaataaaattaaataacataaaatattgttttagttATAAATAAGAAACATGCATTTCATGAAACATTTTTAGGATGCTAACTACGTTCGGGTGTTGGCTAGCGTGACATGCAAAGTATATATACGAACAAAAGCATTGTGATGGAGTTTATATGTCGGTATAGACTCGATCATACCATTGGTCGGGATACAGATGGATTGTAGCAAAATCCACATTGTTGACGCCGTTGTTTGTAATGAAGTCGGTCCCTACTTCATAGCCCGGATTGTTTTGCTTCTTTTCAGGCATTGATTCCCCATAAAACCCTTCAAGTCCGATTTCGAGAAGATGGTTCTTATCAATGGACTTTATTTCAGCTGCCATTTCTACTATCCATTCCTGCACAAAGAAGAGATACCGATGGTTATAGGTTATGCACCATATAGTTTCATAAAAAACCGGTTTCCTCTATGTACTCCTATCATTTGAAAGTAAAAGATTTCCTTCTTTCTAGATAACTGATTCGGGCATTTTCTCATATGAACAACTTAACCGTGAGAAAACAGAGAAAACAAGAACCTGTAGAAATTTCCCTGATAGATCAGACTGGCAGCGGGGTTCGTTCATTAGCTCCCATGCAAAGATGGTGGAATCATCCTTGTAGTCAACCCCGGTGATTGAGTTGCGTCTCGTAAGAATGGTCTGTAGCAAAACAGTATTTGCAACATGTTCAAATTTTCTGACAAAATGCCCATACAGCTGTTGTAGAAAATTTTTGTGATATAATGGAAACATTGTttcccaaacatatatatatatatatatatatataccttcaaatgattCTTATAATATCCTTTAACTACAACGTTAGTAAAGAAATCATCATCACTATTCAAGTATTGTCCTCCATGATCCCTTGCCCACTGAACATATTGTTTTTTACCTCCAAAATCATCCCAGTTATTAACCAAGCTGAGAATCAAGTGAATCCCATACTTTTTCGCTTCTGATATCACAAAATCCAATCCCTGGAATGAAAAGGTGTAGATGGTTATCACAAGTAACATAAAACAGAGGTGTTAAAGTGTTTGTGATCTTGATTATTACTAACTTTTATTTCAATATGTCCGTGTCGATTTGTCGTATGGTTGATAAGAAATTACTTTTTAACGTTTACAGATCATGTTGAATAAAAAATAGAGGCTAAAATAATAGATAAAGTTACCTTAAACATGTCCTCATCGTAAAAACCGGGAGAGGTTTGCAGGGGTTTGTTGCCACCATCACTAAAAGCCCAAGTCCTAACCAGGTTCATTCCTATCTTGGAAGATTCTTGAAATGCATCTGTGACCTTCACCCTTGTAGATGGATCAGAAGCCATACACATTAACCAGTAGGCGTTAAAGCCATTAAAATACAACGGCTTTCCATTAACCAAGAAATGATGTGTCCTTGTCTCCACAAAACTATCGTTAATGGTTGACGGGTGGCATTTACCCTTGCAATCTCCTTTTAGAACTGCATTTCCTTTTCCTGGCATGGTTAAAAAATCGCTAATCTTTAATAGTGGATATATGAAATAGGAAAGTTAGTAACCAATGTTTAGAGTAATGGATGGAAAGTAGTGTGTTTTCTCTTGTCCGCTTAGCTCGTCGGGAATTTATATCGCATGTCTTGTTACCAATCTAGTTGGAAGTGGGGACATCATCATATTTATTATATAACTTAACGATACATATGCATCATCATTCATAAGGAATGACAAGCGACTTTGCGATGCCCATGCACGGTGCCATACTTTTGGTTGTAAGACACACAAACATTTGTTACTCCAAATGAAAAAGCAAAAGGAAAAATGATACTGCTTTTTCAAATACTGTTGCAGGTATGTTATGTTTGGATACTAGATCCTTGTGCATAATATGCCATTAAAAGATTAGCTTTTAGTCGAGttccaaacataaaaaatatgttgACCAAACGAATTGTATTTAGAGATTCGAAGATGGTACTAGATTCTTTTCAAATACTATAATATTTTGTTACTCCATACATTAGAGACCACATGTgcttgaaaaataaatatataaaaataaaaaacaaaaagccCAAAATAAACGCACAAGTGGTTGCTTGTGCATGAAAAACTAGGtacattttgattatttatttatttatttctccactcCTCCAAACCATTTTGTTGTTTTTTCGGGTTCCTTTTT includes these proteins:
- the LOC128126122 gene encoding mannan endo-1,4-beta-mannosidase 4-like, which produces MPGKGNAVLKGDCKGKCHPSTINDSFVETRTHHFLVNGKPLYFNGFNAYWLMCMASDPSTRVKVTDAFQESSKIGMNLVRTWAFSDGGNKPLQTSPGFYDEDMFKGLDFVISEAKKYGIHLILSLVNNWDDFGGKKQYVQWARDHGGQYLNSDDDFFTNVVVKGYYKNHLKTILTRRNSITGVDYKDDSTIFAWELMNEPRCQSDLSGKFLQEWIVEMAAEIKSIDKNHLLEIGLEGFYGESMPEKKQNNPGYEVGTDFITNNGVNNVDFATIHLYPDQWVPGASDEARAKFVEKWINAHIEDCDSILRKPLLIAEFGKSSWSSGYTVEARDEYFGGIFNTAYESARNRGSCSGTTFWQVMAEGMDNWGDGYQVVLDQNPSTAAIIAKQSQRISSLNSSTNLEFSPVAVEK